From Saccharothrix espanaensis DSM 44229, the proteins below share one genomic window:
- a CDS encoding helix-turn-helix transcriptional regulator, translated as MRTDRLVATLLLLQRREQATAAEIARELEVSERTARRDLDALAMAGVPVYSMQGRGGGWRLVGGARTDLSGLTASEARALFLVAGQASAATPAVKAALRKLVQALPEPFRVQAEAASSSLVVDPQRWGSSRVERRTPHFLDELQDAVIRGVQVRLGYRDRDGGESERTAHPLGIVAKGPWWYLVAATEAGRRTFRVDRVSSVDPTGEPVRRPEDFDLAASWREIADEVDRRRTPLEMQALCTPDGMSRLRMVLGDRLEVGGSTTDGRIEVVIRGYNEYALAGELAGLVEWLEVTGPPGVLDHLASIGNALVARYGGNPPTLSRPTRTPADEESTMDL; from the coding sequence GTGCGAACCGACCGGCTGGTGGCCACCCTCCTCCTGCTGCAACGGCGTGAGCAGGCGACAGCGGCAGAGATCGCCCGCGAGCTGGAGGTGTCCGAGCGCACCGCCCGCCGCGACCTCGACGCCCTGGCCATGGCCGGGGTGCCGGTGTACTCCATGCAGGGCCGGGGCGGCGGCTGGCGCCTCGTGGGCGGTGCCCGCACCGACCTGTCCGGGTTGACCGCGAGCGAGGCCCGCGCCCTGTTCCTGGTCGCCGGCCAGGCCTCGGCCGCGACGCCGGCCGTGAAAGCCGCTCTGCGCAAGCTCGTCCAGGCACTGCCGGAACCCTTCCGGGTGCAGGCCGAGGCGGCGTCGTCGTCGTTGGTCGTGGACCCGCAACGATGGGGGTCCAGCCGGGTCGAGCGCCGAACGCCCCACTTCCTCGACGAACTCCAGGACGCGGTGATCCGCGGCGTCCAGGTGCGGCTGGGTTACCGCGACCGCGACGGCGGCGAAAGCGAGCGAACCGCCCACCCGCTGGGCATCGTGGCGAAAGGACCGTGGTGGTACCTCGTCGCTGCCACCGAGGCCGGCCGGCGGACCTTCCGGGTCGACCGCGTGTCGTCGGTCGACCCGACCGGCGAACCCGTGCGGCGACCCGAGGACTTCGACCTCGCCGCGAGCTGGCGCGAGATCGCCGACGAGGTCGACCGCAGGCGGACGCCCCTGGAGATGCAGGCGCTGTGCACGCCCGACGGGATGAGCCGGCTCCGGATGGTGCTCGGCGACCGGCTGGAAGTAGGAGGGTCCACGACCGACGGCCGCATCGAGGTCGTGATCCGCGGCTACAACGAGTACGCGCTCGCCGGCGAGCTCGCCGGGCTGGTCGAATGGCTGGAGGTGACCGGCCCTCCGGGCGTGCTGGACCACCTGGCCTCGATCGGCAACGCGCTCGTCGCGCGATACGGCGGCAACCCTCCCACTCTGTCGAGGCCGACGCGCACGCCGGCTGACGAAGAGTCCACTATGGACTTGTGA